A genomic region of Populus nigra chromosome 11, ddPopNigr1.1, whole genome shotgun sequence contains the following coding sequences:
- the LOC133668585 gene encoding uncharacterized protein LOC133668585: protein MFLLSLQTPLPFKPRHSLPSKNGVVYASTSATAPKKSRRKKPPKQKNDNGSPLSVVVSAEEKNLRFAFMEELMHRARNRDSNGVSDVIYDMIAAGLSPGPRSFHGLIVAHTLNGDHEGAMQSLRRELSAGHRPLHETCIALIRLFGSKGFGTRGLELLAAMEKLNYDIRRAWILLVEELVKGRFMEDANRVFLKGANGGLRATDELYDLMIEEDCKVGDHSNALDIAYAMEEAGRMATTFHFNCLLSVQATCGIPEISFATFENMEYGEDYMKPDTESYNWVIQAYTRAESYDRVQDVAELLGMMVEDHKRIQPNVKTYALLVECFSKYCVVREAIRHFRALRKFEGGTKALHNEGKFGDPLSLYLRALCREGRIVDLLEALEAMAEDNQPIPPRAMILSRKYRTLVSSWIEPLQEEAELGYEIDYVARYVAEGGLTGERKRWVPRRGKTPLDPDCDGFIYSNPMETSLKQRCLEDWKAHHRKLLKMLRNEGLAALGDASESDYLRVEERLRKIIRGPDRNVLKPKAASKMIVSELKDELEAQGLPIDGTRNVLYQRVQKARRINRSRGRPLWVPPVEEEEEEVDEEVDELISRIQLHEGDTEFWKRRFLGEGFNGNHVKPVDMETSELPDELDEDEDDDDDDVEDVAKEVEDEEADEEGEVEVEVEQTESQDAERIVKAKEAEAKKPLQMIGVQLLKDSDQTTRMSKKSRRRAARLAVADDDDDDWFPEDILEAFKEMRNRKVFDVEDMYLIADAWGWTWEREIKKRPLQRWSQEWEVELAIQLMLKVIELGGTPTIGDCAMILRAAIRAPMPSAFLKILQTTHSLGYQFGSTLYDEIISLCVDLGELDAAIAIVADLETAGIAVPDQTLDRVISAKQAPESAAEETLS, encoded by the exons atgtttctcctctctctccaaACTCCACTTCCTTTCAAACCCCGCCACTCCCTCCCCTCTAAAAACGGCGTCGTTTACGCCTCTACCTCAGCAACTGCGCCGAAAAAATCCAGGCGAAAGAaaccaccaaaacaaaaaaacgacAATGGCTCACCGCTCTCCGTCGTCGTTTCCGCAGAGGAGAAAAACCTCCGGTTCGCATTCATGGAAGAGCTCATGCACCGCGCGAGAAATCGCGACTCGAACGGCGTGTCAGATGTCATTTATGATATGATCGCTGCTGGTCTCTCCCCTGGACCCCGCTCCTTTCACGGTCTCATTGTTGCTCATACTCTCAATGGTGATCATGAAGGCGCG aTGCAATCGTTACGAAGAGAATTGAGCGCAGGACATAGGCCGCTGCACGAAACATGTATAGCGTTAATCCGGTTGTTTGGATCAAAAGGATTTGGTACTAGAGGGTTAGAATTACTAGCGGCAatggagaaattaaattatgatattCGGCGCGCATGGATTCTTCTTGTTG AGGAGCTTGTGAAGGGAAGATTTATGGAGGATGCCAATAGAGTGTTTTTGAAGGGAGCAAATGGCGGATTGAGAGCTACGGATGAGCTTTATGATTTGATGATTGAGGAGGATTGTAAAGTTGGGGATCATTCTAATGCATTGGATATTGCTTATGCGATGGAGGAAGCGGGGAGGATGGCAACgacttttcattttaattgtcTTCTTAGTGTGCAG gCTACTTGTGGAATACCTGAAATATCTTTTGCAACATTTGAGAACATGGAGTACGGAGAAG ACTATATGAAACCCGATACTGAGTCGTATAATTGGGTGATTCAAGCATATACCAGGGCTGAATCCTATGACAG GGTGCAAGATGTTGCTGAATTGCTTGGCATGATGGTTGAAGACCACAAGCGTATACAACCTAATGTGAAAACTTATGC GCTGTTAGTGGAGTGCTTTTCCAAGTACTGTGTAGTGCGTGAAGCTATTCGGCATTTCCGTGCACTTAGAAAGTTTGAAGGAGGAACAAAAGCTTTGCATAATGAAGGGAAGTTTGGGGACCCACTTTCTTTGTATCTTCGAGCTTTATGTCGAGAAG GTAGGATTGTTGACTTGCTGGAAGCTTTAGAAGCCATGGCCGAAGATAACCAACCTATTCCACCAAGGGCCATGATATTGAGCAGAAAATATCGGACATTAGTTAGCTCATGGATTGAACCTTTGCAAGAAGAAGCTGAACTTGGATACGAGATTGATTACGTTGCTAG ATACGTTGCTGAGGGCGGGCTTACTGGTGAGCGCAAGCGTTGGGTGCCTCGAAGAGGTAAAACTCCTCTAGATCCCGACTGTGATGGATTTATATACTCAAACCCTATGGAAACCTCCCTTAAGCAAAGGTGTCTTGAGGATTGGAAGGCTCACCATCGAAAGCTTTTGAAGATGTTACGAAATGAAGGACTTGCAGCTCTGGGGGATGCATCTGAATCTGATTACCTTAGAGTAGAGGAGAGATTGAGGAAAATAATCAGAGGTCCAGACCGTAATGTTCTTAAGCCTAAGGCTGCTAGCAAGATGATAGTGTCTGAGTTAAAGGATGAACTAGAAGCGCAAGGTCTACCAATTGATGGAACTAGAAATGTTCTTTATCAGCGTGTGCAAAAGGCAAGGAGAATAAACCGTTCTCGTGGCCGGCCTCTCTGGGTCCCAcctgtggaggaggaggaggaagag GTTGATGAAGAGGTAGATGAACTAATTTCACGAATCCAGTTGCATGAAGGAGATACAGAATTCTGGAAGCGCAGATTTCTTGGAGAGGGCTTCAATGGCAATCATGTTAAGCCAGTGGACATGGAGACATCTGAACTTCCAGATGAGTTGGAcgaggatgaagatgatgatgatgatgatgtagaAGATGTTGCAAAAGAGGTTGAAGACGAGGAGGCTGATGAAGAGGGGGAAGTTGAAGTAGAAGTAGAACAAACTGAGAGCCAAGATGCAGAAAGGATTGTGAAGGCCAAGGAAGCTGAGGCTAAGAAGCCCCTTCAAATGATTGGAGTGCAACTGTTGAAAGACTCTGATCAAACAACTAGAAtgtcaaaaaaatcaagaagaagagCTGCTCGACTAGCTGTGGCG gacgacgacgacgacgactgGTTTCCTGAAGATATACTTGAGGCTTTCAAGGAGATGAGAAACAGAAAAGTTTTTGATGTGGAAGACATGTATTTAATAGCTGATGCTTGGGGTTGGACATGggagagagaaataaagaagAGGCCTCTCCAGAGGTGGTCACAAGAATGGGAAGTCGAGTTGGCAATTCAATTAATGCTGAAG GTCATAGAATTGGGTGGAACACCCACTATTGGAGATTGTGCCATGATATTGCGGGCGGCTATTAGGGCTCCAATGCCTTCAGCTTTTTTGAAGATCTTGCAGACAACGCACAGCCTAGGCTATCAATTCGGGAG TACTCTATACGACGAAATAATCTCCTTGTGTGTTGACCTTGGGGAACTGGATGCAGCGATCGCAATAGTTGCAGATTTGGAGACTGCTGGAATTGCAGTCCCAGACCAGACCCTCGACCGAGTCATTTCCGCTAAACAAGCCCCTGAGAGTGCTGCGGAGGAGACATTATCATAG